The following DNA comes from Enterocloster bolteae.
ATGTCAACGGCATACCCATCACTCCTCTTTCTGAACCTGATGTGATTCTGTTTCCTGAAATTTCTATATTGCAGCTGGAAAGTTATGGTATCCTAACTGCAAATTTAGGTTAGCACCAGTTAACCGAAATGTCAATCATTTTTTTCAATTTAATTGCAGGTTTTTTGCTCTTTCAGACCTGGCGCTAATTTGCGTTTCCTTTCCGGGTATGATAAAATAGAAAATAGCCGCCGCAGACTTTGAACTAACTAATATTTATCAGTGGGAGGATTTGATTAAATTGAAAATACAGGAATCAGCTGAAAACTATCTGGAAACAATCTTGATTTTAAGCCGCAAAAACCCCTATGTCCGCTCCATCGACATCGCCAACGAACTGGCCTTTTCCAAGCCCAGTGTCAGCGTGGCAATGAAGAATCTGCGTGAAAACGGTTATATCCTCATGGATGACCAGGGGCACATCACCCTCAGCAGCATGGGAAAGGAAATCGCCGAAACCATGTACGAACGCCACACCATGCTCTCCCAGTGGCTCATGTACCTTGGCGTGGATGAACAGACAGCCGCGGAGGATGCCTGCCGCATTGAACATGTGGTCAGCGCAGAAAGCTTCCGGGCCATCAAGGACCATATTACCAAGGGGCATGAGCTTCCGGAAGACAATTTATAAGGCACGCAGTCAGAAATATTCCTGCTGCTGTCCCTGTTGTTCTTCCGGGTTCCCCGGACCGCCGGTCCTGATATACACACTTTCCGGCCGCCCCTTGGTGGTGGTCCTGGTCTTATATGCAATCTTCAGATATCCCTCCTGCTCCAATACAGCCAGAAAACGGTTGGCGCTCCGCTTGGTGATGCCCAGCCTGAGCGCAAGGGTCCTGGCTGTGATTTCCTGCTTTTCGGAGGCGCTGATAGCAGTAAATATTTTCTTTACTGTCAGGGGTGAAAGCTTGGACTGCACGTCCAGCACCTCACTGTTGTCCACATTAAGGAGAAGCTGGCCGCAGTCCCCCATGGGACCAATAATCTGCTCCCTCTCATTGATCAGGTATGCCAGAGACTGCTTAAGTTCAGCCTCATGGCAGGCGTCAAGAGCATTTAACCGGGCCTGTGAAAGACTGTTCCCAAGACCGCAGCCGATGCTGAAACGGGCGGACAGCTTTTTTTCCCTCAGAAACGGGCTGAGGCGGTCCTCCTTAAAATCTCCGGTCCAGCCCGAAACATGTTTCTTGGTAGACACGATTTCCAGCCCGTAATGGCGCCTGTGGACCGAACAGTCAATCATGGATGCCCCTATAAATTCAATCACAAGATTTTCAAGCCTCATGTAATCATAATCCAGGCCCTGGAACATCTCGCCGCCGGAACCATTTTCCGACAGTTTCACGATGATGACTCCCGGTATCTGCTCCTCCAGCTTCCTGCGCTCAATCTCATTGAGAAGCTTGTCGCACATCTCCCCCACATACCGTTTGCTGGGGAACGGGAAATAGACCTTCACGCCGGCCTCCTGCAGTGCCGGCAC
Coding sequences within:
- a CDS encoding metal-dependent transcriptional regulator; translated protein: MKIQESAENYLETILILSRKNPYVRSIDIANELAFSKPSVSVAMKNLRENGYILMDDQGHITLSSMGKEIAETMYERHTMLSQWLMYLGVDEQTAAEDACRIEHVVSAESFRAIKDHITKGHELPEDNL